One window from the genome of Nocardioides panaciterrulae encodes:
- a CDS encoding cation-translocating P-type ATPase, giving the protein MSSTSSTRTPRPEPSAPAGLTGAEAAARLATAGPNALPRPRPVSTVQRVLAQLRDPMILLLVAAGVVTVVVSDASDALVIALVVVVNTAVGVTQDARADQAIAELDELTAPVAEVVRDGHRQEVPAADVVPGDLVRLEAGAIVPADLRLLEAATLSVDEAAMTGESQPVDRVVGEELLAGTVTTRGRALGEVVRTGADSGLGRIAGLIGTARVRETPLQQRLRRLSRDLVLLVLAIGVVVVALGLLRGEPLVQTSILAVSLAVAAVPESLPAVVTISLALGAHRMAQRHALVRRLPAVETLGSVTVLASDKTGTLTQGRMVAGALWLPPAHLYDVSGTGYAPEGTLSPVGRDAPDGAIDRLLRDVTLCNDARLVEPADPAEPWGAAGDTLEAALLALSGKGGVEAVDAHRTWPREQEVPFEAERGWMSTTHRHRSGHPGLHVVKGAPEAVVDLVAPPAELRRLIATETARLADQGYRVIAVADAPSYDDGRVRPGTLELVGLVGIADPPREASSGVVADCHDAGIHIVLVTGDHPGTATAIARVLGIADDSTATITGPDVEDGLDPGELENTRVYARIRPEQKVAIVRALQERGEVVAMTGDGVNDAPALRTADIGVAMGRGGTEVARQAADLVLADDDLRTVVVAVEEGRRIYANIRTFLRYAVAGGTAEVLVVVLGPLVGLRLPLLPAQILWINLLTHGLPGVAFGTEPVRAASMHQPPRSPRESVLGGGLAAQIGWVGALIGVVSLGVGLWAHAVGWHVQSTVFLTLGVAQLGVALALRAPGRRPLLRPLDYAVLGALLLQLGGVYLPVLRQLLGTQALAPAAAAAALGLAVVPGLAVLLRERLRR; this is encoded by the coding sequence ATGTCCAGCACTTCGAGCACGAGGACTCCGAGGCCTGAGCCCTCCGCGCCGGCGGGGCTGACCGGCGCGGAGGCTGCCGCCCGGCTCGCGACGGCCGGGCCCAACGCGCTGCCCCGGCCGCGGCCGGTCTCGACCGTCCAGCGGGTGCTGGCGCAGCTGCGGGACCCGATGATCCTGCTGCTGGTCGCCGCCGGCGTGGTCACCGTGGTCGTCAGCGACGCCAGCGACGCGCTGGTGATCGCGCTGGTGGTGGTCGTGAACACCGCGGTCGGCGTGACCCAGGACGCGCGGGCCGACCAGGCCATCGCCGAGCTCGACGAGCTGACCGCGCCGGTGGCGGAGGTGGTGCGCGACGGCCACCGGCAGGAGGTGCCCGCGGCCGACGTCGTGCCCGGTGACCTGGTGCGCCTGGAGGCCGGGGCGATCGTGCCCGCGGACCTGCGGCTGCTCGAGGCGGCGACGCTCAGCGTCGACGAGGCCGCGATGACCGGGGAGTCGCAGCCGGTGGATCGCGTGGTCGGCGAGGAGCTGCTCGCCGGCACGGTCACCACCCGCGGCCGGGCGCTCGGCGAGGTGGTCCGCACCGGCGCGGACAGCGGTCTGGGCCGGATCGCGGGCCTGATCGGCACCGCCCGGGTCCGGGAGACCCCGCTGCAGCAGCGGCTGCGCCGGCTCTCCCGCGACCTGGTGCTGCTGGTGCTGGCGATCGGCGTCGTCGTCGTGGCCCTCGGGCTGCTGCGCGGCGAGCCGCTGGTGCAGACCTCGATCCTGGCGGTCAGCCTCGCGGTGGCCGCGGTTCCTGAGTCGCTCCCGGCGGTGGTGACCATCTCGCTGGCGCTGGGCGCGCACCGGATGGCCCAGCGGCACGCGCTGGTCCGCAGGCTGCCGGCGGTGGAGACGCTGGGGTCGGTGACCGTGCTGGCCTCGGACAAGACCGGCACGCTGACCCAGGGCCGGATGGTGGCGGGGGCGCTGTGGCTGCCGCCCGCGCACCTCTACGACGTGTCGGGCACCGGCTACGCCCCCGAGGGCACCCTGTCGCCGGTGGGCCGCGACGCCCCGGACGGCGCGATCGACCGGCTGCTGCGCGACGTGACGCTGTGCAACGACGCACGCCTGGTCGAGCCGGCCGATCCCGCGGAGCCGTGGGGCGCGGCCGGGGACACCCTCGAGGCCGCGCTGCTCGCGCTGTCCGGCAAGGGCGGGGTCGAGGCAGTCGACGCGCACCGCACCTGGCCGCGCGAGCAGGAGGTGCCGTTCGAGGCCGAGCGGGGGTGGATGTCCACCACGCACCGGCACCGCTCGGGACACCCGGGGCTGCACGTGGTCAAAGGCGCCCCCGAGGCGGTGGTCGACCTGGTGGCCCCGCCGGCCGAGCTGCGCCGGCTGATCGCCACCGAGACGGCCCGGCTGGCCGACCAGGGCTACCGGGTGATCGCGGTCGCCGACGCCCCGTCGTACGACGACGGCCGGGTGCGGCCCGGCACGCTGGAGCTGGTCGGCCTGGTCGGCATCGCCGACCCGCCCCGCGAGGCGTCCTCCGGGGTGGTGGCCGACTGCCACGACGCGGGCATCCACATCGTCCTGGTGACCGGGGACCACCCGGGGACCGCGACCGCGATCGCGCGGGTCCTCGGCATCGCCGACGACTCCACCGCCACCATCACCGGCCCGGACGTCGAGGACGGCCTGGACCCCGGCGAGCTGGAGAACACCCGCGTCTATGCACGCATCCGGCCCGAGCAGAAGGTCGCGATCGTGCGGGCGCTGCAGGAGCGCGGCGAGGTGGTCGCGATGACCGGGGACGGGGTCAACGACGCGCCCGCGCTGCGCACCGCCGACATCGGGGTCGCGATGGGCCGCGGCGGCACCGAGGTGGCCCGGCAGGCCGCCGACCTGGTGCTCGCCGACGACGACCTGCGCACGGTGGTGGTGGCGGTCGAGGAGGGGCGCCGGATCTACGCCAACATCCGCACCTTCCTGCGCTACGCGGTCGCCGGCGGGACGGCCGAGGTGCTGGTGGTCGTGCTCGGCCCGCTGGTCGGGCTGAGGCTGCCGCTGCTGCCGGCGCAGATCCTCTGGATCAACCTGCTCACCCACGGCCTGCCCGGGGTCGCGTTCGGCACCGAGCCGGTCCGCGCGGCCAGCATGCACCAGCCGCCGCGCTCCCCGCGCGAGTCGGTGCTGGGCGGCGGGCTGGCCGCCCAGATCGGCTGGGTCGGCGCGTTGATCGGCGTGGTCAGCCTCGGCGTCGGCCTGTGGGCGCACGCGGTCGGCTGGCACGTCCAGTCGACGGTCTTCCTCACCCTGGGGGTGGCCCAGCTGGGGGTGGCGCTGGCGCTGCGGGCCCCCGGGCGGAGGCCGCTGCTGCGCCCGCTGGACTACGCGGTGCTCGGGGCGCTGCTGCTCCAGCTGGGCGGGGTCTACCTGCCCGTGCTGCGCCAGCTGCTCGGCACCCAGGCGCTCGCCCCCGCCGCCGCCGCCGCGGCCCTCGGGCTCGCCGTCGTGCCCGGCCTCGCGGTGCTCCTCCGGGAGCGGCTGCGGCGCTGA
- a CDS encoding HU family DNA-binding protein produces the protein MKKDEFVQAIAESADLSKADADRALKAVVDTITAGVAGGDKIQIPGLGTFEPRERSAREGRNPQTGATIQIAATTTPGFKPATAFKQAVAGS, from the coding sequence ATGAAGAAGGACGAGTTCGTCCAGGCCATCGCCGAGTCCGCCGACCTGAGCAAGGCCGACGCCGACCGCGCCCTCAAGGCCGTGGTCGACACCATCACCGCCGGCGTCGCCGGTGGCGACAAGATCCAGATCCCCGGCCTGGGCACCTTCGAGCCCCGCGAGCGCAGCGCCCGCGAGGGTCGCAACCCGCAGACCGGTGCGACCATCCAGATCGCCGCGACCACGACTCCGGGCTTCAAGCCCGCGACCGCGTTCAAGCAGGCCGTCGCCGGCTCGTGA
- a CDS encoding DUF1876 domain-containing protein, whose product MHTTTWSVEIFIGEHEDHTHAEARLTTAKSGRELSGEGTARRNPSDPDVPEIGDELATARALSDLAHKLLETAADDIGSMTHERVHLYR is encoded by the coding sequence ATGCACACCACCACCTGGTCGGTCGAGATCTTCATCGGCGAGCACGAGGACCACACCCACGCCGAGGCCCGGCTCACCACGGCGAAGTCCGGGCGCGAGCTCTCCGGCGAGGGCACCGCGCGCCGCAACCCCAGCGACCCCGACGTCCCCGAGATCGGCGACGAGCTGGCCACCGCCCGCGCGCTGTCCGACCTCGCGCACAAGCTGCTCGAGACCGCGGCCGACGACATCGGCTCGATGACGCACGAGCGGGTGCACCTCTACCGCTGA
- a CDS encoding GDSL-type esterase/lipase family protein, which translates to MITTPITPDLLRGAAELEDTGRGLLPHRLPAWARAQCADPQLAMAESQPSGVRLALRTRATVVELDTRPLKRVYAGAPPRPDGVYDLLVDGRLAGRVTAAGGDTLEIEMATGAAEHRPGPVATVRFAGLPDHVKDVEIWLPHNETTQLVALRTDAPVEPLPAAGRPVWLHHGSSISHGSDAASPSTTWPALAASYAGVELVNLGLGGGALLDPFTARVMRDTPADLISVKIGINVVNTDLMRLRAFAPAVHGFLDTIREGHPTTPLLVVSAIYCRVQEQTPGPLAFDPEGLAAGQLRFRATGDPAEVAAGRLTLTVIREELARIVRERAVADPHLHHLDGLELYAAADYAELPLPDEVHPDAATHRRIGERFAALAFGAGGPFAGRRSAG; encoded by the coding sequence ATGATCACGACCCCGATCACCCCCGACCTGCTGCGCGGCGCCGCCGAGCTGGAAGACACCGGCCGCGGCCTGCTGCCGCACCGGCTGCCGGCGTGGGCCCGCGCCCAGTGCGCCGATCCTCAGCTGGCGATGGCGGAGTCCCAGCCCTCGGGGGTGCGGCTGGCGCTGCGCACCCGGGCCACCGTCGTCGAGCTCGACACGCGGCCGCTCAAGCGGGTGTACGCCGGGGCCCCGCCGCGCCCCGACGGCGTCTACGACCTGCTCGTGGACGGCCGCCTCGCCGGCCGGGTCACGGCCGCCGGCGGCGACACGCTCGAGATCGAGATGGCCACCGGCGCGGCCGAGCACCGGCCGGGGCCGGTCGCCACGGTGCGCTTCGCGGGGTTGCCCGATCACGTCAAGGACGTCGAGATCTGGCTGCCGCACAACGAGACCACGCAGCTGGTCGCCCTGCGCACCGACGCCCCGGTCGAGCCCCTCCCGGCCGCGGGTCGCCCGGTCTGGCTGCACCACGGCAGCTCGATCAGCCACGGTTCGGACGCCGCCAGCCCGAGCACCACCTGGCCGGCCCTCGCGGCGTCGTACGCCGGGGTGGAGCTGGTCAACCTCGGGCTCGGCGGCGGCGCGCTGCTCGACCCGTTCACGGCCCGGGTGATGCGGGACACCCCCGCCGACCTGATCAGCGTCAAGATCGGCATCAACGTGGTCAACACCGACCTGATGCGGCTGCGGGCCTTCGCGCCCGCCGTGCACGGCTTCCTCGACACGATCCGGGAGGGCCACCCCACCACGCCGCTGCTGGTCGTCTCCGCGATCTACTGCCGGGTCCAGGAGCAGACGCCCGGCCCGCTGGCGTTCGACCCCGAGGGGCTCGCCGCCGGACAGCTGCGGTTCCGGGCCACCGGCGACCCGGCGGAGGTGGCGGCGGGCCGGCTGACGCTCACGGTCATCCGCGAGGAGCTCGCCCGGATCGTGCGCGAGCGCGCGGTCGCCGACCCGCACCTGCACCACCTCGACGGCCTGGAGCTCTACGCCGCGGCCGACTACGCCGAGCTGCCGCTGCCCGACGAGGTGCACCCCGACGCGGCGACGCACCGGCGGATCGGCGAGCGGTTCGCGGCGCTCGCGTTCGGCGCCGGGGGACCGTTCGCCGGTCGACGGTCAGCCGGGTGA
- a CDS encoding WHG domain-containing protein → MARSGLTAERLVRAGAELADEVGFDEVTVSALARRFEVRPASLYWHLASSQELKTRIALLALEELADRAALALAGRAGRDALVALGDVYRDYAREHPGRYAAARFRLDPETAAASAGVRHAEMSRAILRAYDLAEPDQTHAVRLLGSVFNGYVTLESAGGFDHSTPDSQASWERIMDALDALLRHWPAPTGVPTGAPNVDTGDRPE, encoded by the coding sequence GTGGCACGCAGTGGACTGACCGCCGAGCGACTGGTCCGGGCCGGGGCCGAGCTGGCCGACGAGGTCGGGTTCGACGAGGTCACCGTCTCGGCGCTGGCCCGCCGGTTCGAGGTGAGGCCCGCGAGCCTCTACTGGCACCTCGCGAGCTCCCAGGAGCTCAAGACCCGGATCGCGCTGCTCGCGCTGGAGGAGCTGGCCGACCGGGCCGCGCTCGCGCTGGCCGGCCGGGCCGGCCGGGACGCCCTGGTCGCGCTCGGCGACGTCTACCGCGACTACGCGCGCGAGCACCCGGGGCGGTACGCCGCCGCGCGGTTCCGGCTCGACCCCGAGACCGCCGCCGCCAGCGCGGGCGTCCGGCACGCCGAGATGAGCCGGGCGATCCTGCGCGCCTACGACCTGGCCGAGCCCGACCAGACCCACGCGGTCCGGCTGCTCGGCAGCGTGTTCAACGGCTACGTCACCTTGGAGTCGGCCGGCGGCTTCGACCACAGCACCCCCGACAGCCAGGCGTCCTGGGAGCGGATCATGGACGCGCTCGACGCGCTGCTCCGCCACTGGCCCGCCCCCACCGGCGTCCCCACTGGCGCCCCCAACGTCGACACAGGAGACCGACCCGAATGA
- a CDS encoding GlsB/YeaQ/YmgE family stress response membrane protein, with protein sequence MIGFLVAGLVIGALARLIKPGKQNLSILATLGLGLVGSLIGGTIAWLLGTGSIWELNILGFVLAVVAAVLLIGTAEGMSGRNRTHV encoded by the coding sequence ATGATCGGATTCCTCGTCGCCGGGCTGGTCATCGGCGCGCTGGCCCGCCTCATCAAGCCCGGCAAGCAGAACCTCAGCATCCTCGCCACGCTCGGTCTGGGCCTGGTCGGCTCGCTCATCGGGGGCACGATCGCCTGGCTGCTCGGCACCGGCAGCATCTGGGAGCTGAACATCCTCGGCTTCGTCCTCGCGGTGGTCGCGGCGGTCCTGCTGATCGGCACAGCCGAGGGCATGAGCGGCCGCAACCGCACCCACGTCTGA